AACATCCTCCCTCATCTCTTCAAGCaaccctcctctctcttccagATGCCTTTTAGGACTTTACTCAtcctttaatatgttttttttttttagatgattttTGAGGACACAGGAGAGAGGGGATGAGGGtgcacaaaacagacaaacgGAACCAGAACCATACGTTTGCTTGTGTACAAGTGCGTGTATCTACCTCTGGATGTGTCCCTGCTGCTGGACCCCCTGTTTGGCTCTGACTGGTGGAGCTAACGGGCCCATTGGTCTGTGTAGTCGCCTGCTGACTGAGTCCATCTACCGTGACGTCCTCCAGGCCAGGAATGGAAGACAACTGCTCAAAACACGACATTGCTCAATGAATAATAGCAAAAAGAGCATATCTGCGGACCAAACGAATGGAGAAACTTCAGAACTCACCTTAGCCTCCAAAATGCACAGGGTGGTTTCAATCTGTTGTATGCGGAGAGATATGGTTGCAAGTTTCTGTAGGGAGAAGTAAAATAGTTCAAGATTATTTTAAGTGTCGGAGacattgtttgtgtgactgaacCAAAGAGCTGAGCACGGAGGTTAAAGAAGATGCACTAACCTCTTCACAAACCGTGGAAAACCGGTTGAGGAACCGAACAGTGTGCGCCACAAACTGATTGAGATAGGCAATGATTCTTCTCTGTTGTATAGCAGGAAcctaaagaaaacacagatgaaaggATTTAAGTTGCGATAACAAGCGGAGGGGGAGAAGTTACAGTGTAATGAACTGAGGAAATGAAGCAACTCCCACAATCCCAGTAAAGTAACTACTCCCCCACCGGGCTGCTATATCTAATTAGATTCAAGACAAGGcttaaatttaatttagacATAGCTGACATCGTGACATTACTATGTATTCATCATTACATATTTAATTAGCTACAGTTAGGAAAAACATATACTGGTCATggcagcatttttaatttaggaTGTTTATAGgttattaataaattattttaaagtaaaataataataataatcctgtTTACAGTGTACTTCGTGTTGACAGGGGAAGCAATTCATTAGATACAGTCAATGGAGAAAACCACACATGGAGACTTGCTGCTAGTtattaaaaagagaagaagcaacaatcttttgtttcttcttcttcatctaaaagtaaaatatgtgaCCCCGGAGCATCAGCTACAGGAAGACGACGACACACATTGTGTGCACAACAGAAACACCAACTTAGCACAATTCCTGTTCAAACAGCTCTCACAATTTCTAATCTTACTTTGCAAACAACATGACAGTTGTTCTAAAAGCAccattttgtctgtttcttcttatttcctcATGTAGTTAGCTAGCAACCGCCAATGTTAGCTCACTAGTTAAACACCAACCTTGGTGAGATCAACTCCAGAGCCCACAATTGGCAGCCCGTCCTCGTCCATGTTTTAACTCGAGGGTTTTCTTGTAGATTTCAGTTTAGCACAGGGTTTTAACTGCACAAATTTCCCACCGCAAACAGGCAGAAAAGCGGCACTTTAAAATATTTGCTGTGCAACGTTTTCATGTGACTTCTGGCTGCGTGATCGCGTCATGACGTCACGACGTCGCCACCAGcggggttttattttgaagtctcGCTTTCTTTCACGTGGAGGATGATAACATCCGGTGACACGAATCGTGGCTGAACTTCACTGTACTTTCagatttttatagttttatagttttattgaGATACATGacgtttatttcatttttataaaggTTAATGTAACAGGCACACGAACAACAGAGTACACAGAGTATTAATAacgtttctctttctttttcaacagtaaaacatttattacaaagtttattattattattattattatcattatcattattattattattattattattattattattattattattattattattaatggtTTTGGTCGCTTTGCTGTgattttttaaatgagttttgGGCTGTAATGAGAAGTTTCTTTAAAGCATTATATGATTTTCTAACATGCGATTTTTCCTATGGactgcatttttattcatttatttatttatttaccacagCAGGATTTATTGGGACATATCTCGTTGTAGATATGTAGAAATTTGACAATTTGCAgtgtaacaaattaaaatgtgtcacgTCTTTGAGACCATTGTTTGGAAAAGCGGAAGAGCGGAAGTAGAATTGAGGAAACGGCGCTTGCGTTCTAACAACGCATGTTagccaccaaaacaaaaaaacatcattttacattcattatACAACGCCACAAGAGTCGTTTTGGACCAATGGAGGTTCTTGGATCAGCCGAGAAAATAACTGGTACGTATACAGATAATATGCCACCTCTGGGACTTAAAATATGCTATGTTTATGATAGTTACTCAGTTAGCGGGGCCCGTCTAATTAAAGGAGTCATAGCATCCTTCAGCTGTCAGACTTGCTGATGCATTAGAAATAAAGGTGTTTTATTattgaatttgcattttttcagGTATAACATTTAATTGTTCTGGGATCTAGAGCACATCCTCAGATGTTTGACAAGTTTGCAATTTAAAACTgccattatattatattttttcccaGCAATTATTCTAGTCCATAACTATGAACAGTATTTATTACTGGCACTGTCAATCTAGTACataaaatattacttaatattttattattttatattaatcaGCAATTAAAATGCTTCTTTGCTTGTGCAAATCGTTACCCGTGGTGCtgatttaaaggtttaaaataaatgggtGTTGTTGACTTTATCTGCAGGTCCTGCAGTAAAAAGCATATTGCTGCCCTCCAGAGATAAATTGTCACATTACACCTGTGTGTTTCAGATCCAAGCCTTCCCCTGTCATCCCTTCGCCTCTTGGTGCCCCCTTTGCAGCTTTTGTCGGCTGCTATGTGGCAGCTGGCGAAGCAGAAGGATGTGATGAACTACgagaagctgcaggagtttGTGTGCATGGTGACGGAGGC
This portion of the Mugil cephalus isolate CIBA_MC_2020 chromosome 22, CIBA_Mcephalus_1.1, whole genome shotgun sequence genome encodes:
- the washc3 gene encoding WASH complex subunit 3, whose translation is MDEDGLPIVGSGVDLTKVPAIQQRRIIAYLNQFVAHTVRFLNRFSTVCEEKLATISLRIQQIETTLCILEAKLSSIPGLEDVTVDGLSQQATTQTNGPVSSTSQSQTGGPAAGTHPEPAQSSAPEAEPTPKAEAPAENVMTVAKDPRYARYLKMVQVGVPVMAIKNKMIMDGLDPNLLDTPDASVPDQGTRATEDVAANSSDSESSFSD